Proteins from a single region of Effusibacillus pohliae DSM 22757:
- a CDS encoding ABC transporter permease, whose protein sequence is MRRLCKKYYHLMRVAWLILLEYRGETFFYMFGSFVTPLVTLAVWLAVAREGQVGGYGTDDLIRYFLAAMFVMRLTISWDVWELDVQIREGTFSSYLVRPFNPIHWRIAENLVYKLFYLAIMAAVWGIAWFFFPAVRLQLTGWQWGAAAAAIMLAAAIRYLFGYCIGLLAFWTNRSVAVFTLLDGIGYFLRGMIAPLALLPPFVRWIAEISPFYWMLGFPVDLLTRPWTQMAALHGFVVQGIWMIALFTLYVVMWRMGLKKYGAAGG, encoded by the coding sequence ATGCGGCGACTGTGTAAAAAATATTATCATCTGATGCGGGTTGCCTGGCTAATTTTGCTCGAATACCGAGGGGAAACGTTCTTCTACATGTTCGGTTCGTTCGTCACGCCGCTGGTGACTTTGGCAGTCTGGCTGGCGGTCGCCCGCGAGGGGCAGGTCGGAGGGTACGGCACGGATGATTTGATCCGCTATTTTCTGGCAGCGATGTTTGTTATGCGATTGACGATTTCGTGGGACGTCTGGGAGTTGGACGTGCAGATCCGGGAAGGCACTTTTTCTTCCTATTTGGTGCGACCGTTTAACCCGATTCACTGGCGGATTGCAGAAAATCTGGTGTACAAGCTGTTCTATCTGGCGATCATGGCGGCGGTGTGGGGGATCGCCTGGTTCTTTTTTCCGGCGGTTCGCCTGCAACTGACGGGGTGGCAGTGGGGTGCGGCCGCTGCAGCGATCATGTTGGCCGCGGCGATCCGCTATTTGTTCGGGTATTGCATCGGTTTGCTGGCTTTCTGGACCAACCGGTCGGTGGCCGTGTTTACGCTGCTTGACGGGATCGGATACTTTTTGCGCGGCATGATCGCGCCGCTTGCCTTGCTGCCGCCGTTCGTCCGATGGATCGCCGAGATCAGCCCGTTCTACTGGATGCTGGGGTTTCCGGTAGACTTGCTGACGCGGCCGTGGACGCAAATGGCTGCGCTGCACGGATTTGTTGTGCAAGGGATATGGATGATTGCGTTGTTCACGCTGTACGTGGTGATGTGGCGAATGGGCCTGAAAAAATACGGAGCGGCGGGAGGGTGA